A region from the Halichondria panicea chromosome 11, odHalPani1.1, whole genome shotgun sequence genome encodes:
- the LOC135344031 gene encoding interferon-induced helicase C domain-containing protein 1-like — MDDQPMSEHYQDSPNLETGVGCGVSSCPCHTLIHTYSPQGVFSEFPYLGPSNAEGNPLRVFRLQRQYEELVDSFQQLVTQALCMIRYKKVEPQNLLAFLEKIDATRPYGDQDVTKQPLYDQLLDTLRNSDSLEDIFDAIYPYFTPFTYHVLTDILVAYGDTSVKQFYVQKLNYFNQRPITLAPRILNPPRKNGFSFLRIFVSWDPSQHTLHELEAFRLAASTAFKMTHYPLLLIGVEMNGGVMVMLFQLPVFLKGLILPLDANQRSLLTGKNVLRVEICGQHEMTRSGERMYEELLQKEFDFSGTAMDDNEFVTPPSSPPPSTKTVPLIGTGNFSLNQTEAHLSSHHFELTRPGFQQKSYIAYVANSSENGKLMAMLLCEHIKNTRNSPKILIVVNTFGRAWQLHAELKELLPLGDIKCITGADSSTVSEEFKHTQTTITMVTAGRLLSELQDGKVTFKPITLLLLDETSGIHHETSLQDLVQLYSEARRLEKIGRHEPQMVGFTSQPNSGIFALSERSMQDHLISVCALTEASGGLLVTPKVHSEMFVRQETEVAVTTIHIRWRRFDVPALLCVEMSRIEREVGVVYTLERWNQHYIGFVQEKRSSVPQDDPDRDRFLALYDLLPIYCRAVEISKRQSPEEVGPFLEENRPKFDQNDTSTKKALESYDHVCKEYNDIIKYEVTVETEVARMLSEKFSKNNQWRGYLFIDSSRDPQPLTDEISSSVNHARPTILSGKYISISKLNKKRKDIEIIESFEREDSKLLVTQFEIEKFDDLSLIDLPTCNFFVRLQSQRNELTRNSHEEECILTLVSCYKRKSVQELSQSLQSTLLERAIASMPDPEGDEFKGQMVLQQRNMVRVYTGRNATIMRHYTHRKPQSKKVPKIYQISLRCKKCKVYVCHGNQIFMLFIDGAKNYVVPHYEFRQKISVKRLRVARKVPKLISRLQKMYCTNCHSEWGHVCFFPKRGIELPVLRAKHFLFELRNGLHKIKMWSDASFYIPALGACTKYFGEDSDTD; from the exons ATGG atgACCAGCCTATGAGTGAACATTACCAAGACTCGCCAAATCTTGAAACAG gcgtcGGCTGTGGGGTCTCGTCCTGCCCTTGCCACACCCTCATACACACCTACTCCCCTCAGGGTGTATTCAGTGAGTTCCCCTACCTGGGGCCGTCTAACGCGGAGGGAAATCCCCTCAGGGTGTTTCGATTGCAGCGACAGTACGAGGAGTTGGTTGACTCGTTTCAGCAACTGGTCACACAGGCTCTGTGTATGATCCGCTACAAGAAGGTGGAGCCTCAG AACTTATTGGCATTCCTCGAAAAGATTGATGCAACTCGTCCCTACGGTGACCAAGACGTAACCAAGCAACCGCTGTACGACCAACTACTGGACACGCTCAGAAATTCCGATTCGCTAGAGGATATATTTGATGCCATCTACCCGTACTTCACTCCATTCACGTATCACGTTCTCACTGATATTCTGGTTGCCTATGGCGACACGAGTGTCAAACAGTTTTACGTCCAAAAGCTCAACTATTTCAACCAGCGTCCAATCACATTAGCTCCTCGAATTCTCAATCCTCCGCGaaaaaatggattctcttttTTGCGAATCTTCGTCTCCTGGGATCCTTCGCAGCACACCCTCCACGAGCTGGAAGCATTCCGATTGGCCGCTTCAACTGCATTCAAAATGACCCATTATCCTCTCCTGCTGATTGGTGTTGAAATGAACGGAGGTGTCATGGTGATGTTGTTTCAATTGCCGGTTTTTTTGAAGGGTCTTATTTTGCCGTTGGACGCTAATCAGAGGAGCTTGTTGACGGGGAAGAATGTGCTGAGAGTTGAAATATGTGGGCAGCACGAGATGACCAGG TCGGGAGAACGGATGTATGAAGAGTTGCTTCAAAAGGAATTTG ATTTCTCTGGTACTGCAATGGACGACAATGAATTTGTGACTCCGCCCTCCAGCCCACCACCCTCTACCAAAACAGTGCCTCTCATTGGCACTGGTAACTTCTCCCTTAACCAGACAGAGGCGCAtctaagcagccaccattTCGAGCTGACTAGACCAGGATTCCAGCAAAAAAGCTACATAGCATACGTTGCGAATTCGTCTGAAAATGGCAAGCTGATGGCAATGTTGCTGTGTGAGCATATCAAGAATACGAGAAATTCCCCGAAAATTCTCATTGTGGTAAATACGTTTGGTCGAGCCTGGCAGTTGCATGCAGAGTTGAAGGAGCTCCTGCCACTCGGAGATATCAAGTGCATCACAG GTGCTGACAGTTCCACCGTGAGTGAGGAGTTCAAGCATACACAGACAACCAttaccatggtaacagctggcCGCCTTCTCAGCGAGCTACAAGACGGCAAGGTGACCTTTAAACCCATCACTCTGTTGTTGCTTGATGAGACCTCGGGAATACACCACGAAACATCACTACAAGATCTCGTTCag TTGTACTCTGAAGCGAGAAGGCTGGAGAAGATTGGCAGACATGAGCCCCAGATGGTCGGCTTCACTAGCCAACCAAACTCTG GTATATTTGCTCTGAGTGAGCGCTCCATGCAGGACCACCTGatcagtgtgtgtgctctCACTGAGGCAAGCGGGGGGCTACTAGTCACTccaaag GTCCATTCTGAGATGTTTGTGCGCCAGGAGACAGAGGTTGCCGTGACAACTATTCATATTCGATGGCGACGTTTTGATGTGCCCGCCCTCCTCTGTGTTGAGATGAGTCGTATTGAACgtgaagtgggtgtggtctacacTCTGGAGAGATGGAACCAACACTACATCGGCTTTGTACAG GAAAAGAGGTCTTCTGTGCCACAAGATGACCCCGACCGTGATCGTTTCCTCGCTCTTTACGACCTCCTACCCATCTACTGCCGAGCTGTCGAGATCAGTAAACGTCAAAGCCCAGAGGAAGTTGGTCCGTTTTTGGAAGAAAATCGACCGAAATTCGATCAAAATGACACCTCAACTAAGAAAGCACTTGAATCGTATGATCACGTCTGTAAAGAgtacaatgacatcatcaagTACGAGGTTACCGTGGAAACAGAGGTTGCTCGAATGCTATCGGAGAAATTTTCCAAGAATAACCAATGGAGAGGTTACTTGTTTATCGACTCCAGTAGGGACCCCCAGCCATTGACAGACGAAATCTCCAGCAGTGTTAATCACGCCAGGCCCACAATTTTGTCCGGCAAATACATCTCAATCTCAAAACTAAACAAGAAGCGAAAAGATATCGAGATTATTGAAAGCTTTGAAAGAGAAGACTCTAAGttactcgtaactcagtttgAGATCGAAAAATTTGACGATTTATCATTAATCGATTTGCCAACTTGCAATTTTTTTGTCCGGCTGCAGTCTCAACGAAATGAATTGACCCGCAACTCACATGAAGAGGAGTGCATTCTAACACTGGTATCTTGTTACAAACGTAAGTCTGTCCAAGAACTCAGTCAATCGTTGCAATCCACACTTCTTGAGAGAGCAATCGCGAGCATGCCGGATCCCGAGGGGGatgagttcaaaggtcaaatggTGCTACAGCAGAGAAATATGGTTCGTGTGTATACTGGCCGAAATGCAACTATCATGAGACATTACACACATCGAAAACCACAATCGAAAAAAGTGCCGAAAATTTATCAAATTTCTCTCCGTTGTAAGAAATGTAAAGTGTACGTTTGTCACGGGAACCAGATTTTCATGCTGTTCATTGATGGTGCTAAAAATTATGTTGTTCCGCATTACGAATTCAGACAAAAGATATCTGTAAAACGATTGCGTGTAGCACGTAAAGTACCGAAGCTCATCTCTCGCCTCCAGAAGATGTACTGCACCAACTGCCATTCCGAATGGGGTCATGTCTGCTTCTTCCCTAAACGAGGAATCGAACTTCCTGTTTTACGAGCGAAACACTTCCTGTTTGAGTTGAGAAACGGCCTCCACAAGATCAAGATGTGGTCTGATGCTTCCTTCTACATACCTGCCTTGGGAGCGTGCACCAAGTACTTTGGTGAGGATAGCGATACTGACTGA
- the LOC135344060 gene encoding dehydrogenase/reductase SDR family member 7-like isoform X3: MFLDQMWLLLLVLAHLAIAGYLLHRLVRLLTADADLQVLGSRLKPGYFNGRVVWITGASSGIGEEMCYQLSKLGAKLILTARTQHKLEEVRNNLYNPENARVLPVDLSDPEATRVSVDKARQLFGRVDMLVNNAGVSTRALFRDLQEHVHRKVMEIDFFAPWILTHGLIEEMIKDGFGHIINISSIWGKAAPSNRSAYSSAKFGLIALMDSIRYEMLDSNVHVTNVAPGPVVTGAGVNALKGDGSKFGVSDNLIATGMSVQRCVEVVLYSRCGCLSNGG, encoded by the exons ATGTTTTTAGATCAGATGTGGCTGCTATTGCTGGTTCTTGCTCACCTAGCCATTGCTGGCTACCTCCTCCACAGATTGGTGAGGTTACTGACTGCAGATGCTGACCTCCAGGTGCTGGGCAGTCGATTGAAACCAGGTTACTTCAATGGGAGAGTTGTGTGGATCACTGGAGCTAGCTCTGGAA TTGGTGAAGAGATGTGCTACCAGCTCTCAAAACTTGGGGCCAAGCTAATCCTGACTGCACGAACTCAGCACAAACTAGAGGAGGTCAGGAACAATCTCTATAATCCAGAAAACGCAAG GGTGCTCCCTGTCGACCTTTCTGATCCCGAGGCCACCAGAGTGTCTGTGGACAAAGCACGTCAGCTGTTTGGACGAGTGGACATGCTAGTCAACAACGCCG GTGTGTCCACAAGAGCATTGTTCAGAGATCTTCAGGAGCATGTTCATCGCAAAGTGATGGAGATAGATTTCTTTGCACCGTGGATACTCACTCACGGGCTCATTGAAG AAATGATAAAGGATGGTTTTGGTCATATTATCAACATCTCGTCCATCTGGGGCAAGGCTGCTCCTAGCAACCGCTCGGCTTATTCCTCGGCAAAGTTTGGACTTATCGCTCTAATGGACTCGATAAGATATGAG ATGCTGGACAGCAATGTTCATGTGACCAATGTGGCTCCCGGTCCAGTGGTGACAGGGGCAGGGGTCAATGCCCTCAAGGGAGATGGGTCAAAGTTCGGAGTCTCTGATAATCTCATAGCAACTGGGATGTCTGTACAAAG ATGTGTGGAGGTGGTCCTATATAGCAG GTGTGGGTGTCTGAGCAATGGTGGTTGA
- the LOC135344060 gene encoding dehydrogenase/reductase SDR family member 7-like isoform X2, with product MFLDQMWLLLLVLAHLAIAGYLLHRLVRLLTADADLQVLGSRLKPGYFNGRVVWITGASSGIGEEMCYQLSKLGAKLILTARTQHKLEEVRNNLYNPENARVLPVDLSDPEATRVSVDKARQLFGRVDMLVNNAGVSTRALFRDLQEHVHRKVMEIDFFAPWILTHGLIEEMIKDGFGHIINISSIWGKAAPSNRSAYSSAKFGLIALMDSIRYEMLDSNVHVTNVAPGPVVTGAGVNALKGDGSKFGVSDNLIATGMSVQRCVEVVLTGVSNQQKEVWVSEQWWLMIPYLSHYCPSLLSHWLSKRARRELEAAKKDK from the exons ATGTTTTTAGATCAGATGTGGCTGCTATTGCTGGTTCTTGCTCACCTAGCCATTGCTGGCTACCTCCTCCACAGATTGGTGAGGTTACTGACTGCAGATGCTGACCTCCAGGTGCTGGGCAGTCGATTGAAACCAGGTTACTTCAATGGGAGAGTTGTGTGGATCACTGGAGCTAGCTCTGGAA TTGGTGAAGAGATGTGCTACCAGCTCTCAAAACTTGGGGCCAAGCTAATCCTGACTGCACGAACTCAGCACAAACTAGAGGAGGTCAGGAACAATCTCTATAATCCAGAAAACGCAAG GGTGCTCCCTGTCGACCTTTCTGATCCCGAGGCCACCAGAGTGTCTGTGGACAAAGCACGTCAGCTGTTTGGACGAGTGGACATGCTAGTCAACAACGCCG GTGTGTCCACAAGAGCATTGTTCAGAGATCTTCAGGAGCATGTTCATCGCAAAGTGATGGAGATAGATTTCTTTGCACCGTGGATACTCACTCACGGGCTCATTGAAG AAATGATAAAGGATGGTTTTGGTCATATTATCAACATCTCGTCCATCTGGGGCAAGGCTGCTCCTAGCAACCGCTCGGCTTATTCCTCGGCAAAGTTTGGACTTATCGCTCTAATGGACTCGATAAGATATGAG ATGCTGGACAGCAATGTTCATGTGACCAATGTGGCTCCCGGTCCAGTGGTGACAGGGGCAGGGGTCAATGCCCTCAAGGGAGATGGGTCAAAGTTCGGAGTCTCTGATAATCTCATAGCAACTGGGATGTCTGTACAAAG gtgtgtggaggtggtccTAACAGGTGTGTCCAATCAACAGAAGGAG GTGTGGGTGTCTGAGCAATGGTGGTTGATGATCCCCTACCTCTCCCACTACTGTCCCTCCCTGCTCTCACACTGGCTCTCCAAGAGGGCACGCCGGGAactggaggcagcaaagaaagacaAGTGA
- the LOC135344060 gene encoding dehydrogenase/reductase SDR family member 7-like isoform X1: MFLDQMWLLLLVLAHLAIAGYLLHRLVRLLTADADLQVLGSRLKPGYFNGRVVWITGASSGIGEEMCYQLSKLGAKLILTARTQHKLEEVRNNLYNPENARVLPVDLSDPEATRVSVDKARQLFGRVDMLVNNAGVSTRALFRDLQEHVHRKVMEIDFFAPWILTHGLIEEMIKDGFGHIINISSIWGKAAPSNRSAYSSAKFGLIALMDSIRYEMLDSNVHVTNVAPGPVVTGAGVNALKGDGSKFGVSDNLIATGMSVQRCVEVVLTGVSNQQKEVKQLVVSRVGRIIVWVSEQWWLMIPYLSHYCPSLLSHWLSKRARRELEAAKKDK, encoded by the exons ATGTTTTTAGATCAGATGTGGCTGCTATTGCTGGTTCTTGCTCACCTAGCCATTGCTGGCTACCTCCTCCACAGATTGGTGAGGTTACTGACTGCAGATGCTGACCTCCAGGTGCTGGGCAGTCGATTGAAACCAGGTTACTTCAATGGGAGAGTTGTGTGGATCACTGGAGCTAGCTCTGGAA TTGGTGAAGAGATGTGCTACCAGCTCTCAAAACTTGGGGCCAAGCTAATCCTGACTGCACGAACTCAGCACAAACTAGAGGAGGTCAGGAACAATCTCTATAATCCAGAAAACGCAAG GGTGCTCCCTGTCGACCTTTCTGATCCCGAGGCCACCAGAGTGTCTGTGGACAAAGCACGTCAGCTGTTTGGACGAGTGGACATGCTAGTCAACAACGCCG GTGTGTCCACAAGAGCATTGTTCAGAGATCTTCAGGAGCATGTTCATCGCAAAGTGATGGAGATAGATTTCTTTGCACCGTGGATACTCACTCACGGGCTCATTGAAG AAATGATAAAGGATGGTTTTGGTCATATTATCAACATCTCGTCCATCTGGGGCAAGGCTGCTCCTAGCAACCGCTCGGCTTATTCCTCGGCAAAGTTTGGACTTATCGCTCTAATGGACTCGATAAGATATGAG ATGCTGGACAGCAATGTTCATGTGACCAATGTGGCTCCCGGTCCAGTGGTGACAGGGGCAGGGGTCAATGCCCTCAAGGGAGATGGGTCAAAGTTCGGAGTCTCTGATAATCTCATAGCAACTGGGATGTCTGTACAAAG gtgtgtggaggtggtccTAACAGGTGTGTCCAATCAACAGAAGGAGGTAAAGCAGTTGGTCGTATCAAGAGTTGGTCGTATAATT GTGTGGGTGTCTGAGCAATGGTGGTTGATGATCCCCTACCTCTCCCACTACTGTCCCTCCCTGCTCTCACACTGGCTCTCCAAGAGGGCACGCCGGGAactggaggcagcaaagaaagacaAGTGA
- the LOC135344063 gene encoding uncharacterized protein LOC135344063 isoform X3, whose product MKTFILLSVIAMAAMASAAPSVISSDTDVAIQNFCCDMRLACCHSQKKSDEIMANQDTDIAMDQDFCCDMRLACCHSQKKSDEITANQDTDVAIQDFCCDMRLACCHSQKKSDEITANQDTDVAMDQNFCCNMRLACCHSQKKSDEITANQDLDME is encoded by the exons ATGAAAACCTTCATTCTACTTAGCGTCATTGCCATGGCAGCCATGGCATCTGCTGCACCCTCTGTCATCAGTAGTG ATACAGACGTAGCCATTCAAAATTTCTGTTGCGATATGCGTCTTGCATGTTGTCATTCTCAGAAGAAATCTGATGAGATCATGGCCAACCAAG ATACAGACATAGCCATGGATCAAGATTTCTGTTGCGATATGCGTCTTGCATGTTGTCATTCTCAGAAGAAATCTGATGAGATCACGGCCAACCAAG ATACAGACGTAGCCATTCAAGATTTCTGTTGCGATATGCGTCTTGCATGTTGTCATTCTCAGAAGAAATCTGATGAGATCACGGCCAACCAAG ATACAGACGTAGCCATGGATCAAAATTTCTGTTGCAATATGCGTCTTGCATGTTGTCATTCTCAGAAGAAATCTGATGAGATCACGGCCAACCAAG
- the LOC135344065 gene encoding uncharacterized protein LOC135344065 has product MLVTKRFESSSDQEFGLSTKMKTFILFSVIAMAAIVSAVPSVISSDATAMLQKKFGEVAISQEVCDGHQLDEYFFEECNQCICFKMNSEVFKYCTERVCQQVAAVEEEAEPTCIVNGVTHAVGVYFFDQCNKCICVKKDRTTPEPYCTVKACH; this is encoded by the exons ATGTTAGTTACCAAAAGATTTGAAAGCTCTTCTGATCAAGAATTTGGACTCTCAACAAAGATGAAGACCTTCATTCTGTTTAGTGTCATTGCCATGGCAGCCATTGTGTCTGCTGTACCTTCTGTCATCAGTAGCG ATGCCACGGCCATGCTTCAAAAGAAGTTTGGTGAGGTTGCGATCAGCCAAG AGGTATGTGATGGTCACCAGCTTGATGAGTATTTCTTCGAAGAATGCAATCAATG CATATGTTTTAAGATGAATTCGGAAGTGTTCAAATATTGCACCGAGAGGGTCTGCCAGC AGGTAGCAGCAGTGGAAGAAGAAG CTGAGCCAACATGTATCGTAAACGGCGTGACTCATGCCGTTGGAGTATATTTCTTCGACCAATGCAATAAATG CATATGTGTAAAGAAGGACAGGACAACTCCGGAGCCATATTGCACCGTGAAGGCCTGCCACT AG